Part of the Candidatus Aminicenantes bacterium genome is shown below.
AGCCGATGGCCGCCGGCAGCCGGGACAGCAGCGCGGCTGATATTTGCGCGGGAACCACAAAATCGATTTCGTCCCGGCGCAAACGATCCTGGGCCAGCACATCCTCGACCACCGCCCCGGCCATGGCGATGTAAATATCCTCCAGATCGCTCCGCCGCCTGCAGATGATCCGGCCCCTCTTTTCCGCCAGGCTGACGTGCGATGTATAGGCATCGGCATGCTCATCCCGGGTATGAAAGGCGAAACGGCCGAACCCCTGCCCCGGCCAGGGCGAAAGGTCCAGCAGCACGGCGACACCGCTGCCGGGGTAGGCAAAACCCGGATCGGGACGACGGTCGGGATTGGTCTCGCTGGCCACCACCAGCCCGGCTTCGGCCTCTCCGTTCTGCAACAGCGCCGTGACCGCCTGGACGGCATCGAGCATGCCGCAGCCTCCGTTCTGCAAATCAAAAGCCAGCGTGCAGCGCTTCTGGAATTCAATGTTGATGCCGAGCCGATGCTGAATGAAGACGGCCATGGCCGGTTCGCAGATATGGTGGTCGCGATGGATGCCGGCGTTAATCAGCAGGCCGATGTCGGCCGGGCGGTGACGCGATGCCTTCAGGCACTGTCGCCCCGCTTTGACCGCATGACGGATCGAGCCCCAGCGGGAAAAATACCGGCGCGGCAGGCTGACGCCCAGGCTTTCAATGCGGCAAGAACGCATGTCAGCTCTCCCCGGCAAAACGCGCCCGGTATCGCTCCGGCAGATCGTCGAACGCGTAGGCGGCATGGGCGATGACGATTCCCGAGGCACCGCTCACCAGCATGGCGTTATGCCCGTTCTGGATTCTCCCCTGCAGGATGGCGTCATGGATGGCCAGGAAATGGCTGGTGGTGGACGTGTTGCCGTAGTGGTCGGCGCTGCAGCGGGTAATATCGGGGAGAGCTGCGCCCAGATAATTGCCGACGGCCCGGACGCCGTTCTCGATGGCCCTGACCGAAACCTGGTGCGGGATGATGTGCTGCAGATCGCCCAGGTTCCAGCCGCTGGCGTCCAGGGCACGCTTGAAATAGGCGGGAAAATGCTCGTTGCCCTTGCGCTGCAGACCGCGGGCCTTAGTGACCAGAATGCCTCCGGGTCCGCGCCGCGACGGGCGTGAATAGCAATAATGGTCGTGCTTGGCTCCCGTGACCAGCCCGATGTGCCGGAAGCCAAAACGGGGATCGGGCGAGCGGTCCAGGATCAGAGCCGCGCCGCCGTCGCCCAGGGTCAGGGCCGCCAACTGTCCGTCAAAGCTGTGACGCAGTTCGCGGGCGGCGGTTTCGGCCAGGGGCATGTTCAGCTCGCCGCTGACCACCATGCCGCGTTCGGCCATGCCGCAGCGGATCATTGCCTGCAGGACATAGATGCCGGTAATCATGCCGGCGCAGGCATTGACCACGTCGAACACGCGGGCGTTGCCGGCCCCAATAGCGGCGCGGATGCGTACGGCGGTGGCCGGTTCCAGGTGAAATTCGTCTTTGCGGTTGTATTTGGAAATGCTCGTGCAAACGATAACATCCAATTCTTTGGCGCGATAGCACGACATAGCCAGCGCCTGCCTGGCCGCCCGGATGCCCAGATCGGCCGCACACTCGCCCTTCGCCACCCGTCTCTCATGGATCCCGGTGATCCGTTCCAGGTCCCAGCGCGGCCTACGGCGACAGGAAGCGAGCAGCTCCTCCATGGTAAGGATCTTTTCAGGAATACGGACGCCGAGGCTTTCGATGCGGATGCGGACGTCAGGACAGGCCGCGGTGAGGGAGGAGGGGCTGGCGGGTTTCATGGTTCCGTTGTTGCCGCCGCGAACAGGAATTCCATCCCCTGGCGGAAAGTCAGCGTCGGCCGGTAAGCGAGTTCGCGCCGGGCTTTGCCGATGTCGTAGCGGCTGTCGCAGGCGACCAGACGGACGCCATACCTGCTGAGGGCGGGAGGCGCGGCGGCAACACGCAAGCGAGTATCGCCGCGGCCGATGAAAACCAAACGCCGGCGGCGCAGCAGGGCGATCAGCCGCGGCATGATGGTGGTATCCCCCGGCCCCCAGATCACGCCGGGGCGGATCACGACCGTCTCGAGTCCGCTGCTGCCATGAGCCTCGCGCACGAGCCTTTCGCCGGCCAATTTACTGGCCGAATAGGGATCGCGAAGCGCAGCGGCGGGAGGGGTTTGCTCATCGACGCGCGCCCCGGAACGCGGCAGCCCGAGAACGGTCAGGGAACTCAGGTGGATCAGCCGTTTCACCCCCGCCTCGCGGCAGGCCGCGATCACGTTGGCCGTGCCATCGACGTTCGCCTGCCAGAATTCCCGGCGCGAGCCCCGGTCGGAGACTTTGCCGGCGGTATGGAATACCAGCTGCTGGCCCACCATGGCCCGCAAAAGCGATTGGCGGTCCATGATATCACCTTCATAAATATCGCATCCGGCGCGGACCAGCCCGGCGACATCACTGGTCTTTCGGGCCAGGGCACGAACCTGAAATCCCTTCTTTCGCAGCCTGGCCAGCAGGTATCCGCCCAGAAAGCCGGTCGCCCCGGATACCAGGGAGCTGATCCCGGTAACCAGGGCGTTGGGCGCTCCGCTGTCCGCGCTCATCCCGAAACCAGACCAAGCTCCTCGCGCAAAGCACGGCGTAGCGGCTTGCCCACCGCGGAATGAACCAGGCCGGCCCGGATTTCAACCGCCGCCGGTACTTTATATTTGGCCATGTTCTGATGGCAAAAAGCAAGGATCTCCTCCTCGTTTATCTCCATTCCATCACGAGGCACGATGAATGCCTTGACCAGTTCGCCGCGAGTGGCATCGGGAATTCCGATCACCAGCGCTTCCATCACCTTGGGGTGTTCATGCAGCACCGCTTCCACTTCGGCCGGGTAGATATTCATGCCGCTGCGGATGATCATGTCCTTCAAGCGGTCTACGACACGGAAATAGCCGTCGCGATGCATTTGACCGATATCGCCCGTGTGCAACCAACCATCGCGGAGCTGGGCGGACGTCTCTTCCGGCCGGTTCCAGTAGCCTTTCATGATTTGCAGGCCCTTGATGATGATCTCGCCGGGCTGGGTCCACTCTCCCGTAAAAGGCATGTCCAGCTTTCCGGTTTCAAAATCCACGATGCGGGCTACGGTGCCGGGATAGGGCAAGCCGATGGTCCCGTGACGATCGTCGCCGAAAGGCGGGTTCCCATGCGTTACCGGTGCCGCCTCGGTCAGCCCGTAGCCCTCGACCGCGCGCACCCCGGTGCGCTCGATGAAGGTCCTTTGAACCGCGGGAGCCAGCGGGCTGCCGGCGCAGGGGCAGACGCGCACCGAGCGCAGGTTGTGCTTGGCGATATCCGGAAAATTGTTGATTGCTATCAGAAAAGTTGGGACAACGGGGAATATGGTCGGCTGGTGCCGCTCAATGGTCTGAATCAATCCCTTGGTATCGGCCGGGATGGGAACCAGCACAATGGTGGCGCCGGTGAGTATGCCTAGGTTCAAACAGCAGGTCAAACCGAAGCCATGGAAAAGGGGCACGGCTGCTAAAGTGATTTCACACCCATCGCCAATGCCCGCCCAGACGCGGTTTTGTTCGGCATTGATCAGCAAGTTGCGATGGCTCAGTTCGACTCCCTTGGAAACGCCGGTGGTCCCACCGGTATAGAGCAGGACCGCGGTATCCTCGCGATCGACCACCACCGGGCGCGGGTTCCCCGGCTGCAGCAGTTCCTGAAACCAGAAATCCTCCGGGGTTATTTTAAAACGGGGCAGCTTACGTTCCTTGGTCAGCGTGTAGAACGACCAGAGCAACGGCGGGAAATATTCCTTGATGCGGGTGACCACGATATGCTTGAGCGCCGTCTTCGCCCTGACCTGATGAACGACCGGGAAGAAACGGTCGAGGACGACCGCGACTTCGGCGCCGCAGTCTTTCATCTGGTACTCGGCTTCGCGCGCCGAATAGAGCGGATTGAAGGGGACGGCGATGGCGCCGATCTGGGCGGCGGCCAAGAAGGTGATGACGAATTGCGGACAGTTCGGCATGTAGATGGCCACCCGGTCACCTTTGCGTACGCCAAGCTCCTGCAACGAAGCGGCGAAATGGGTGACCGCCTGACGGAGCTTGGCATATGAGACCGAGTGGCTGAACAGCCGCCCGGCCGCGGCAACCGCCAGCACCAGCGCCGTTCGCTCGGGAAAACGGCCGGCCGCGGCGGGCAACAGGTCGGGCAAGGTCAATGCCGGTGTCTCTAGGGAATGGGGTACGCTTTTTTCGTAATGCTTCAGCCAGGGTTTGTCGGTTCGCACGTCAATTACTCCTTGATCCGGAAGCTGTCCGGTGATCGCCGCTTCGTCCCGGGAGGAATAGGAGCATCCCATTCATTCCCGGTTCCATTCTACCAGAAATCAAATCCGGATGAAAATCCGATTGATGACTGCAGCGGTTGAAGCTAAAAAATACCGTTCGCCGGCCTCCAGCAACAGATCGATTTTCGCCCTGCGAACGCCGATTCTGATTGACTGAGTCCGGTATTTGTGTTATTTTTAAAACTCATGACAGACATATTCCGCGTTGTCATCCAATTTGCCACCGTGCTCTTCGCCATCTCGATCCATGAATCGGCCCACGCCTGGACCGCCGACAAGTTCGGCGATCCCACCGCCCGTTTGCAGGGCCGCATCTCTTTGAATCCCATCGCTCATATCGACCTGATCGGCACCATCATCTTCCCGCTGATCCTGGCGGTGGTGGGCGCCCCGGTTTTCGGTTGGGCCAAGCCGGTCATGGTCAACCCCTACAACCTGCGCAACCGCCGCCGCGACGGCATGTACATCTCGGCCGCCGGGCCGGCCGCCAACATCCTGGTCGCCTTGGCCGTCATCCTGCTGCTGGGTATTTTCAAAACTCCCATATTGGTCTCCGCCAGCAGCAGCGTCGCCTTGCTACTGAAAATAGCCACCAACCTACTGATGATCAATGTTTTCCTCGCCGTTTTCAACTTGATCCCCATCCCGCCCCTGGACGGCAGCGGCATCGTGGAAGGGCTGCTCAGGGGCCAGGCCCTGGCCATGTTCGAAAGGATCAAACCCTATGGATTTTTAATTCTTCTGGCCATCATCTACACCCATGCCCTCGATTTCATCGCCAATTTCATATTCACCGTCCTTTTCAAGATCTTCCCGTTCTTGATCTTCATCATGCTGAAGGCGGGGGTGGTATCGTGAACCAGCGGGTGGTCATGAGCGGCATCCGCCCGACCGGCAGCGGCGCGGCCCACCTCGGCCATTGGGAAGGAGCCTTGAAAAGCTGGGTCAAGCTGCAGGAAACGGCCCAGTGCTACTATTCCATCGTCGACTGGCACGCCCTCACAACCGAATATCAGGATGTAAAAAACATCCAGAACAATATCCGCCAATCGCTGCTGGACATTCTGTCGGTCGGCATCGATCCCGAAAAAAGCGTCGTGTATCTGCAGTCGGCAGTCAAAGAGATCGCCGAGCTGTCCCTGCTCCTGGGCATGATGACGCCGCTCGGCTGGCTCGAGCGCGTTCCCACCTTCAAGGAACAGCAGGCGCAGCTGAGTGACCGCGACATCAACACCTTCGGTTTTCTCGGCTACCCGCTGCTGATGACCGTGGACATCGTCATCATGAAAGCCGATACGGTGCCGGTAGGCGAGGACCAGGTCTTCCATCTGGAACTGGCGCGCGAGATCGTGCGCCGCTTCAACGGCCTTTACGGCGATTGCTTCCCCGAGCCCCAGCCCTTCCTGACCCCCATCCCCAAACTCCCCGGCATCGATGGCCGCAAGATGAGCAAAAGCTACGGCAACGCCATTTATCTCGGCGACACGGCCGCCGTTGTCGACGAAAAGATCAGGCCGATGGTCACCGATGTGCGCCGCAAGCGCCGTAGCGATCCGGGCGTCCCCGAGGACTGCCCGGTTTTCGCCCTGCACAAGGGCTACTCCAAGGCTGATGAGATCGCCTCCGTCGCCGCCGGCTGCCGCACGGCGGGAATCGGCTGCCTGGACTGCAAAAAAATCCTGATCGCCAATATCAACGCTTTCCTGGAGCCTTTCCGCCAGCGGCGCAGCAAGTACGAGCGCATATCGGTCCGCGACATTCTCGAGCCCGGCAACCGGCGCGCCGCCCAGCGCGCCAAAGAGACGGTCGCCCAGGTGCGGGGGCTGATGAACGTATGATCGAAACATCCGAAACACCAGCCTATCAGGTGCAAACCGATTTTTTCGAAGGCCCGCTGGACCTGCTGCTGCACCTGATCCGCAAAAACAAGCTGAACATCAACGAGATCCGTTTGGCGGTGATCACCAGCGAATACCTGTCCTATCTGGAAAACAAGCAGGGTATCAATCCGTCGCGGGAAAGCGATTTTCTGACCACCGCCGCCACCCTGATCTACA
Proteins encoded:
- a CDS encoding 3-oxoacyl-ACP synthase — its product is MKPASPSSLTAACPDVRIRIESLGVRIPEKILTMEELLASCRRRPRWDLERITGIHERRVAKGECAADLGIRAARQALAMSCYRAKELDVIVCTSISKYNRKDEFHLEPATAVRIRAAIGAGNARVFDVVNACAGMITGIYVLQAMIRCGMAERGMVVSGELNMPLAETAARELRHSFDGQLAALTLGDGGAALILDRSPDPRFGFRHIGLVTGAKHDHYCYSRPSRRGPGGILVTKARGLQRKGNEHFPAYFKRALDASGWNLGDLQHIIPHQVSVRAIENGVRAVGNYLGAALPDITRCSADHYGNTSTTSHFLAIHDAILQGRIQNGHNAMLVSGASGIVIAHAAYAFDDLPERYRARFAGES
- a CDS encoding NAD-dependent epimerase/dehydratase family protein, with amino-acid sequence MSADSGAPNALVTGISSLVSGATGFLGGYLLARLRKKGFQVRALARKTSDVAGLVRAGCDIYEGDIMDRQSLLRAMVGQQLVFHTAGKVSDRGSRREFWQANVDGTANVIAACREAGVKRLIHLSSLTVLGLPRSGARVDEQTPPAAALRDPYSASKLAGERLVREAHGSSGLETVVIRPGVIWGPGDTTIMPRLIALLRRRRLVFIGRGDTRLRVAAAPPALSRYGVRLVACDSRYDIGKARRELAYRPTLTFRQGMEFLFAAATTEP
- a CDS encoding long-chain fatty acid--CoA ligase, which translates into the protein MRTDKPWLKHYEKSVPHSLETPALTLPDLLPAAAGRFPERTALVLAVAAAGRLFSHSVSYAKLRQAVTHFAASLQELGVRKGDRVAIYMPNCPQFVITFLAAAQIGAIAVPFNPLYSAREAEYQMKDCGAEVAVVLDRFFPVVHQVRAKTALKHIVVTRIKEYFPPLLWSFYTLTKERKLPRFKITPEDFWFQELLQPGNPRPVVVDREDTAVLLYTGGTTGVSKGVELSHRNLLINAEQNRVWAGIGDGCEITLAAVPLFHGFGLTCCLNLGILTGATIVLVPIPADTKGLIQTIERHQPTIFPVVPTFLIAINNFPDIAKHNLRSVRVCPCAGSPLAPAVQRTFIERTGVRAVEGYGLTEAAPVTHGNPPFGDDRHGTIGLPYPGTVARIVDFETGKLDMPFTGEWTQPGEIIIKGLQIMKGYWNRPEETSAQLRDGWLHTGDIGQMHRDGYFRVVDRLKDMIIRSGMNIYPAEVEAVLHEHPKVMEALVIGIPDATRGELVKAFIVPRDGMEINEEEILAFCHQNMAKYKVPAAVEIRAGLVHSAVGKPLRRALREELGLVSG
- a CDS encoding site-2 protease family protein: MTDIFRVVIQFATVLFAISIHESAHAWTADKFGDPTARLQGRISLNPIAHIDLIGTIIFPLILAVVGAPVFGWAKPVMVNPYNLRNRRRDGMYISAAGPAANILVALAVILLLGIFKTPILVSASSSVALLLKIATNLLMINVFLAVFNLIPIPPLDGSGIVEGLLRGQALAMFERIKPYGFLILLAIIYTHALDFIANFIFTVLFKIFPFLIFIMLKAGVVS
- the trpS gene encoding tryptophan--tRNA ligase, translating into MVNQRVVMSGIRPTGSGAAHLGHWEGALKSWVKLQETAQCYYSIVDWHALTTEYQDVKNIQNNIRQSLLDILSVGIDPEKSVVYLQSAVKEIAELSLLLGMMTPLGWLERVPTFKEQQAQLSDRDINTFGFLGYPLLMTVDIVIMKADTVPVGEDQVFHLELAREIVRRFNGLYGDCFPEPQPFLTPIPKLPGIDGRKMSKSYGNAIYLGDTAAVVDEKIRPMVTDVRRKRRSDPGVPEDCPVFALHKGYSKADEIASVAAGCRTAGIGCLDCKKILIANINAFLEPFRQRRSKYERISVRDILEPGNRRAAQRAKETVAQVRGLMNV